In Catenulispora sp. MAP5-51, the genomic stretch ACGGGGGTCTGCGATGACCTCGCATCGGAACCTCTCCCAGAGCGCCGCGACCCGGCTGATGTGCGCCGGTACGTACTCCGACCCGGGTTTCAGGAAGCGGGTCATCGAGGAGTTCAGGACCTTCGCGCACCGGATCGCCCCGTCCTACGGCTACGACGCGGTGCCCGTGGTCGCCCACGCCCTCTCGGCCCAGCAGCTGCGCTCCATGCAGGTCGGGCTCACCGGCTGCGGCGGCGCCGTCATCGCGGTGCTGTGGATGGCCGGTCAGATCGACCTCATCGCCGCGCTGCTGTTCATGGCCTTCGTGGCGTGGACGCTCTCCTTCCTGCGGCGCCTGGTGGTCGTCGAGACCATGGCGACCCGGTTGCGGGCGGAGACGTTCACCGGCGCCTGTCCTCGGACCTCCGCCCTGACCCCGGACCTCGTCGACCGGGTGGCGCAGGAGCAGGCGGTCGACGGGGTGATCTACTACGGCGGCTACAAGCCGTTCGTCGGTGCCGGGGTGGACGTCAAGGAGTGGTCCAACGCCCAGGTGCTCATCCCCGCGCGGCACGATCCGCTGGCCTCCGTCATCGGGAACCGGAACGGCGACACCCTGCCCGGGCCGCGTGGGAACGGCTCGGAGTCCGGGCAGATCATCCCGTTCAAGGTCGAGGACATCACGTCGTTCGTGGAGAAGCGTCTGACCGCCGTGCTGCGTGAGGAGGCTGCCGAGGACCGCAAGGTGGAGGGTCTGACGATCGAGCGCCCGCAGTACCGGAAGGCCGTCGGCTACGGCACACCCCAGGGAGACGGATCGGTCAGTTTCGAGACGATCCACTGGCGCGAGAACTACGACGCCGCCCGTGAATACCTGTGCGTCCGTGTCGGCTCCTGGAACCAGGAACTGGTGACGTCCATGTTCGTGGGCTTCGATCTCAAGGGCGACACCCTCTACACCGAATTCCACACCTACGTCCTTCCGCCGATCAGAGCCGACTTCCACCTCGTCGATCAGTTGCCCCCGGTTCTGGGACCCGGCGTCGTGATGCGGGCCGCCTGGCACGCGCTGAAGGCGGTCGTCGCCGAGGCGTTCGCCCCGGTCGCGGCGCTGCTGCAGGCCGTCGGGCGCGGTCTTGAACGGCGGAAGTCGGGCGGCGCCGGTGAAGCCGCGTACAGCGAGCTCAACCTGTCGGCGTACACCGTGCCCGTCGCCGGCCGCGGCGCCGTGGTCAGCCTGCGCGAGCTGGCCGCCAGCCCGGTGTACCACCACTTCTTCCAGAAGCGGGACGCGGGCAAGTACACGAAGATCGTGGAGCGCTGCCTGCTGGAGGCCATCGAGTCCTTCCTGCGCGACCACAACGTCGACCTCGCCGACCACGCGGTGTTCCAGAACACGATCCTCGGCGACGTCATCGCCCACCACGGCAGCGGCCACATCAGCAGCCGGAACAGCGGAACGCAGACGCAGGGCGACCAGTCGCCCGTGAATGCCCGGGCCGGCAAGGGCGGGCCGTCATGAGCGAGCACGGCTCCGTCACCCACCACGGAACCGGGAACATCAGCGTCGGCAACTCCGGCACTCTGAGCCAGGGCGATCACTCACCGGTCAACGCGCCGCCGGGAGGCGCCGCCGCCCAAGGTCTCGCGCCGTCGCAGAGCCAGACCGGGGCAGCGGCCGCGAGCCCGGACAAGAGCCGTAACGTGTTCGTCGTGCACGGCCGCGACATGCAGGTGGCGACCGCGATGTTCGATCTGCTCCGGGCCCTGGACCTGGTTCCGCTGGAGTGGGAGCAGCTGGTCGCCGCCACCGGCCATGCCGTCCCCTTCCTCGGAGACGTCGTTCACCGGGCCCCGAGGCAGGCGCAGGCCGCGCTGGTCCTGTTCACGCCGGACGACGTCGTCATGCTCCATCGCGACCTGCACGGACCGGGCGAAGCCCTCCACGAGACGCGCCGGACGTGCCAGCCCCGGCCGAACGTGCTGATCGAGCTCGGCATGGTCCTGGCGGTCTATCCGGAGCGGACCGTCCTGGTCGAGGTCGGCGGGATCCGGCCGATCGCCGACATCGCGGGCCGCAACTTCATCCATTTCGACGGCTCCCAGCACGCGGTGTGGAAGCTCGCGGACCGCTTGAAGGTGGCCGGCTGCGCGGTCGACGACAGGGCACTGCGGCAGTTGTCCGTCGAAGCGTTCCAGGGCTGGGACGCCTACGAACGGCACCCCTGAGCGCGGGGGGTGCAGGCCGGCGCAGCCGGGTTTCGGGCTGGTCCCGTCCTCGTCTTCTCAGGCTCGGGACGGCCCGGAACCCAGAGAGCCGAGGAACGCCTCGGCCTCCCGGAGATCGATCTGCCGGAAGACCTCCGGCCGGAGCACGATCCGCAGCTCGCGGCAGATGCGACGCTGGCGGGATCTGGTCACGAACGACAACAGGAGCAGCCGGAGCAGGCTCTCGGCATCGAGGAAGTCGATCCGGGAGAGCCCGTATCCGATCAGCGGCAACGCCAGCCGCTCGTGCTGGCCGTGGCGGTAGACGGCGTCCCACAGCCGCTCCAGGCTGAACCAGAGCTCCTCGACGCCGGACTCGGCGACGCAGTCGTTGCTGATCCGGCTGTAGGCGACGGCGAAGACCAGCCGAGGCCGCTCGCCCAGGACGGCGACGGTGCCGAGCTCGTAGCGACTCAGCTTTCCCACCGGCTTGTCCGCCCGGTCCTCGACGACCACCGGTCTGGCCTCCCGCAATCCCGCGTCCAGGTCCTTGTCCAGCAGCAGCACCTTGCCGTTGTACCGGCGCCGGAGCAGCTGGCCCTGCAAGCTGTCCGGGTTGACCACGGCGCCGCCGGCGACGCAGGTGTCGAAGGTGTCCGAGAAGCCGACGACCAGATGCCCCTCTTCCTCGAACAGGTCGCCCGGCACGATCGAGACGGACATGTCGGGCAGGGAAAAGGTTCGCCGCACCTGCTGTCTGGGCCACGAGCGGAATGTGCCGAACGCCAGACAGAACGCCAGCGAGACGATGGTGACGGGTCCGGGGTCGGAGAGCGCGCGCGGAAACAGCTGACCCACGAACTGGACCACGGCTGAGACGGCCCCGAACCCGATCAGCACACTGCCGAGGAAGTGGCGGGCTCCACGTCGGCGCGGCCTCACGGTGTCACCGAAAGACCGGAGTTCGTTCCTCCCGCCTTGGTATGCTTTCGGCGGCCACGACAGCTCGCGGAGGAGTGCGTATGACGCGCGTCCGGGTCAGCATCCTGGGTCCGGCGCGCCTCGAGGTGGACGGCGAGCCGGTCGCTCTGCCGCCGCTGACGACCAGGCTGCTGGTACGGCTCGTCGCCGCGGAGGGTGAGGCGGTGTCGGTGCCGCAGCTGCGCAAAGACGTGTGGCACACCGTCGACACCGGTACCCATGCCGAGATGCGGGGCCGCAACGAGGTCCAGAAGCGGATCTTCGCGCTCCGGCGGCACCTGGACGCCACGGATCGCCTGCGTACCGAGCAGCTGCTCGTCGGACCTCGGCCCACCACCGCCTACCGGCTCGTGCTGGGTCCCGATGAGCTCGACGCCGCGGCCTTCACCCGGCTGACGAACGACGCGCTGCGCGCCACCGCCTCGGCGGCCGAAGGGCTGCTCGTCGACGCGGTCGAGCTGTGGCGGGAGCGCCCCCTGCCCGAAGCCGCCGACGCGGAGTACGCGCGGCTGCTCATCCGGCGCCTGGCCGGGACATATCAGGCCGCGCGCACCGAGTTGGTCCGCGTGCGCACCGCGCTGGGGCGCCCGGAACTGGCTCTCCCGCTCGCCGAGAAGCTGGCCGGGGAGGATCCGGACGACGCCCGCGCGGTGGCGGCGCTGGCGCGGGTACGGAGCCGGTTGCGCGACGACCGCAACGGCGACGTGATCGTCCGCCACGAGCTCCCGCACCTGCGCACCGCGGTGGCCGTCGTCGGCGGCGACCTGTTCGAGCAGCACGACGCGAACCTGGTGATCGGGTTCAGCGACACCTTCGACGTGACCGTCGACGACGACTTCGTCATCAGCCGCACGAGCCTGCAGGGCCAGCTCGCCGAGCGCCTGTTCGCCGGCTCGGTGCGGGACCTGGACCGCGCGCTCAGGCGCGGTCTGCGCACCGTGAAACCCGTCGGGGTCGAGAGCGTCCGCGACAAGCCCCGCGGCAAGCGCGTCCGCTATCCCCTCGGCACCGTCGTCGCGATCCCCCTGGACGGCCGCCGCATCTTCGCCACCGCGTACTCGTGTCTGGGCAACGATCTGGTGGCCCGGTCGGAGCCCGAAGACCTGCGCCAGAGCCTGGAGCGAGTGTGGGAGGCCGTGTCCCGCTACGGCATGCGCAAGCCGGTGGCCGTCCCGCTGGTGGGCTCGGGCCTGGCCCGCCTGGTCGGCCTGGACCGCGGCCAGCTCCTGGCCCTGATCGTCGAGTCCTTCGTCGAAGCCGGCCGCCGCCTCCCCGCGATGACGCCGGAACTGCGGATCGTCCTCCTGCCTGCGGAGCTGCGAAGAACAGATCTCAGCGAAGCCCAGCACCTGCTCTCGGGCCTGACCCAAGCCGCGGACCACGTACAGGACCGCCGCGACAGCCGTTAGCCCGCGCACCAGTCGTCCCGTTCCGTGATCCGCTCCCCTCCTGGCGTCGGATCCGACGCCACCGCGGAAAAGCGTTGCCACATCGCCCATAGGAGACCCCGCGGCGCTTCCGGCGCCAGTATCGAGGCTCTTCCTGCCCGATTCCGGCGCCGCGCGAGTCTTCCCACCAATCCGTGGATCCGCCGGCTCCGAATAGTTCGTGTGAAGGTGCAGCGGACGATCACGGTGAACAAGCCCATGCCTCAAGTGAGGCGCTCAAGCGCAGCGGCGCGAACCAGGATCCGACACTCGTGTGTCCAGCTGCCGGAAGCGTCCTTGCCGCACAACACATGGATGACTACCTCGTCTTCGTCGAACGGCATCCCGTCGACGCCCCGCTCGCGCAGTCAACCCTGCAGAATCGCCTTCGGCCGCAGCGGTCCGGGACCGGTCTCGAAGACCCCGATGCTGATCGACTCGTCGCTCACGGCATCGATAATGCCCGACTGTGGTCGCTTCCCGCCGCCTAGACTTCCCGCATGAAGCCGCCAGTAGCTGCCCGCCGTGACCATGAACGCTCTCGCCACGGCGACGTCGTCAACGATCCCTACTTCTGGTTGATCGACCGGGAGGACGACGAGGTTCTGGCGTACCTCAAGGACGAGAACGCCTATACCCAGGCCGCGACCGCTGATCTTGCGGAGCTGCGGGAGACGATCTTCCAGGAGATCAAGTCCCGGACGAAGGAGACGGATCTGTCCGTCCCCACCCGCAAGGGCGATTGGTGGTATTACTCCCGCAGCGTCGAGGGTCTGCAGTATTCGATCCACTGCCGTGTCGCCGCCGACGGCCCGACCCCTCCGGCCCTTCCCGAGGACGGCTCCGCCTTGCCCGGCGAGCACGTCCTGCTCGACGGCAACGTGCTGGCCGAGGGCCACGACTTCTGCTCCCTCGGCGGATTCGAGATCTCTCCCGACGGCCGGCTCCTGGCGTACTCCTTCGACTTCTCCGGCGACGAGCGCTACACGCTGAAGGTGCGCGACCTGTCCACCGGCGCGGACCTGGCCGACGAGGTCGGCAACACCTACGTCTCGCTGGCCTGGTCCCGCGATGCCTCCACGCTCTTCTACACCACGATCAACGACTCCTCCCGGGTCTACCGCGTGCACCGGCACATCCTCGGGACGCCGGCGGAGCAGGATGTGATCCTCCTCCAGGAGGACGACGAGCGCTTCTTCGTCGACGTCTCGCTCACCCGCAGCGAGCGGTTCCTGGAGATCAGCTGCCATTCGGAGATCACCAGCGAGGTGCGGCTGCTGGACGCCGACGACCCGGCCGGGTCCTTCCGGATCGTCACGCCGCGGCGCAACGGCGTCGAGTACTCGGTCGAGCACTGGGCCCACCCCGGCGATCCGGCGCGCGACCTGCTGCTCGTGCTGCACAACGCCGACGGCAAGGTGGACTTCGAGCTCGCCACGACGCCGGCCGCGGCCCTGGGCGAGCACGCGGCGTGGACCCCGTTCGTCGCGCACCAGCCCGGCGTCCGCCTGAGCTCGGTCGACGCCTTCGCCGGCCACCTGGTCCTCGCCTACCGCCGCGACGGGCTCACCGGGCTCGCCGTCCATCCGGTCGACGCCGCCACCGGGACGCCGGCGGCGCAGGGCACGCCGATCGAGTTCCCCGAGACGATCTACCGCGTCGGCCCGGACGATAACCCCGACTACGACACCACCCGCTACCGCCTGGGCTACACCTCGATGGTCACCCCGCCGAGCGTGTACGACTACGACGTCACGGCCGGCGAGCTCACCCTGCTCAAGCAGCGGCCCGTGCTCGGCGGCTACGACCCCGCCGACTATGTGCAGGAGCGCATCTGGGCGACGGCCGAGGACGGCGTGCGCGTCCCGGTGACGCTGGTGTACAAGAAGGGCGTCGCGGCCGACGGCTCCAATCCCTGCCTGCTGCACGGATACGGCTCCTACGAGATCTCCGCGGACCCCTACTTCGCCGTCCCGCGCCTGAGCCTGCTCGATCGCGGCTTCGTCTACGCCATCGCCCACATCCGCGGCGGCGGCGAGATGGGCCGCCAGTGGTACGAGGACGGCAAGTTCCTCCACAAGCGCAACACCTTCACCGACTTCATCGCCGCCGGGCGCCACCTGGTCGCGGAGGGCTGGACCAGCAAGGACCGCATCGTCGGGCGCGGCGCGAGCGCCGGCGGCCTGCTGATGGGCGCCGTGGCCAACCTCGCGCCGGACGACTTCCGCGCGATCGTCGCCGGGGTCCCGTTCGTGGACGCGCTGAACACGATCCTGGACCCGGACCTGCCGCTGACCGTCATGGAGTGGGAGGAGTGGGGCAACCCGGTGGCGGACCCGGAGATCTACGCCTACATGAAGGGCTACAGCCCCTACGAGAACGTCGCGCAGGTGCAGTACCCCTCGATCCTGGCCATCACCAGCCTCAACGACACCCGCGTCGGCTTCCACGAGCCGGCCAAGTGGATCGCGCGGCTGCGGGCCGAGGCCGCCGGCGAGCAGGACTTCCTGCTGAAGACCGAGATGGAGGCCGGGCACGGCGGGCGCTCGGGGCGTTACAGCTCCTGGCAGGAGGAGGCTTTCAACCTCGCCTGGATCATCGCGAAGACGAAGGTGGAGGCGAACACGAGCGCGAAGGTGGCGGGGTCAGACCACTGATGATGTGCGGCGGCCGGCCAAGCCCCATCCTGGGCTTGGCCGGCCGTTGTTTCCGCGGCACTCACACAGCGCCGTCATCCGGAACGATGCCGGTCGGCGCCGGAGGGTATTCGTCAGCTGTCTCGGGCGCGGGAACCACAGGGGTCGAAGGCTCCGCGCCGTGCGACCGCTCCTTGACCTTCTTCGCCAACTCCGACGTGGCCTCCGTGACCTTGCCGGCCACGGCCTTGGACACTGTCTTGGTCGCGGTCTGTGCGCGTTCCTGCAGATTCTCCCGCAGGTCCACGACGGCGGGCTGCCGGCCGACCGCGTGCACCCTGAGCTTCATCCGCTCGTACTTCTCCCGGCCGGCCCTGGTGCCGGCGACGTAGCCCACGGCGGCGCCGGTGGCCAAGGTGAGTGCGCGCTTCATCTGTCCTCCTGTGTCGTTCGTGTCCACGGCGGCTTACAAGCCGGACCCGATCAGCAACTCGGCCCACCTGGTGTCGTCTCCGGCGGCGGCCGGCGGTTCGTGCCGCACGCGGCGGCCGATCAGCGCGAGCACGCCGGCGGCGGCGAACGCGCCGGCCATGGGGAAGGCGACCACGGGCCACAGCGGCCAGGCATTGGCCAGGGCCACGATCATCAGCATCCAGGCCAGGGCCAGTCCGGTCCGAGTCAGGACCAGAGCCGCCGCCGGCATCGCGTCGGCGGTCTTGGAACCCTTGGCGTTCGTCTGCATGACTGTCATGAGTCGCCCCCTTCCTGCCGGTGCCTCATGGCCGTTCTGCGACCGGCCAAACCCGTGCCGTGGACCCCGGGCTACGCAGCGGCCGCCGGCTGGTAGCGCAGGGCCTGCGTCGCGACCCGCACCCCGAGGTGGCGCGCGGTGGCCACGTCGGCGGCGTGGACGGCGTCAGGGCCCTGGTCGTTCCAGGTCTGGGCGCCCGCGCCGAGGTAGAACCCGAGCCGGTTGTGGTCGTGTTCGCTGCTGGTGGTGGTGTTCCAGCCGGGCATCAGGCCGAGGCTGACCCAGTGCATGCCGTGCTGTGCGGCGAGCAGGGCGAGGTATTGCAGCGTGTGCAGCTTGTCGCCGCTCATCGATCCGGAGTTGGTGAACCCGGAGGCGAGCTTGTCCAGCCAGCGCTGGGTCATCCAGCGCTTCGAGGTCGCCTCGGCGAAGGCGTGGAAGGCCCCGGAGGCCGATCCCATGTAGGTCGGCGTCCCGAAGACGATCGCGTCGCAGGCGTCCAGGGTCGCCCACTTCTCCTCGGTCATGTCGGCGACGTCGACCAGGTCGGCGCGCGCGCCGGGCACCGACTCGACGCCGTCGCGGACGGCCTTGGCGATCTCGAGCGTGTGTCCGTAGCCGGAGTAGTAGGCGATGGCGATGTGGACGGAGGGCATGTCAGGACCTTTCGTTGTGTCGGGCTTGCTCATGACTCGCGGGAGTCCGCGGTCTCGGTCATGTCGGGGTAGCGGTCGCCGGCCACCTGCGCGGCGATCGGGTCCAGACGTGCGAGGTCGTCCTCGGCGAGGGTGATCTGGAGGGCGGCCAGGTTCTCCGCCAGCCGCGACGGCTTGCGGGTGCCGGGGATCGGCACCACGGTCAGGGACCACACGGCGGCCCGGTGGTGCAGCCAGGCCAGGGCGACCTGGGCCATCGACGCGCCGCGGGCTTCGGCGATCTGGGCCACCGGCGCCAGCAGTTCGGCGTTGCGCCGGGCGTTCTCGCCGGTGAAGCGGGGGAACACCGAGCGGACGTCGTCGCTTCGCGGCCGGGCGGGCAGCGCGCCGGTCAGGAAGCCGCGGCCGAGCGGCGAGTACGGCACGATTCCGACGCCGAGCTCAGCGGCGGCCGGCACCAGGGTGCGCTCGATGCCGCGGGTGAACAGCGACCATTCCGACTGGACGGCGGCGATCGGGTGGACGGCGGCGGCTTCGCGCAGCTCGTCGCCGGTGACCTCGCTCAAGCCCAGATGGCGCACCTTGCCCTGCACCACCAAATCGGCCAGGGTCCCGACCGAGTCGGCCAGCGGCACCCTCGGGTCGCGGCGGTGCAGGGTGTAGAGGTCGATCACGTCGATCCCGAGCCGGGACAGGCTGCCGTCGACGGCCCGTCGGATGTGGCCGGGGTCGTTGCTGACGGACATCGACCCGTCCGGGCCGCGCACGCTGCCGACCTTGGTGGCGATGACGACCTGCTCGCGGTGGGCCCGCACGAACGGGGCGAGGAAGCGTTCGTTCTCGCCCTGGCCGTACATGTCGGCGGTGTCGAACATCGTCACGCCCCGTTCGAGGGCCGCTTCCAGCGTGGCGCGCGCCGCCGACTCGTCGACGTCGCCGTAGAACTCGCTCATCCCCATGCAGCCGAGGCCCTGGGCTCCCACCGTCGGGCCTCGGGTGCCGAGCCGGACCCGCTGCAACCTGCTGTCTAGCACGTTCGCTCCTTGCGTTGATGACATTGGTAACGCTAAAGCGATGACAGTGTCAGTGTCAACGTCAACAGTTCTGCGCTATCGTTGTCACATGAGAGCTGACGAGCGGCGCGGCGGGTCGGACGACCAGCGCGGGCAGATCCTGGGCGCGGCGGTGAAACTGCTCGCCGAGGCCGGGCCGTCCGGGCTGTCCACCCGGGCCGTCGCGGCGGCGGCCGGCGTCCAGACACCGGCGCTGTACCGGCTGTTCGCGGACAAGGACGGGCTGCTGGACGCCGTGGCGAGCCACGGCTTCGAGAGCTACCTCGCCGAGAAGCGCGCGTTCGAGCCCGGCGAGGACCCGGTCGAGGACCTGCGCCGGGGCTGGGACGTGCACGTCGAGTTCGGCCTGGCCAACCCCGCCATCTACACGCTGATGTACGGCGACGTGCGGCCCGGCCGCCAGCCCGCCGCGGCGGCGGAGAACCGAGCCATCCTGCGCGGCATGCTCGAACGCGCCAACCAGCAGGGCCTGCTGCGGGTGTCCGTCGAGGCGGCCACCGTGGCCATCGAGGCGTCCACGACGGGCGCGGTCCTGCTCCTGCTGGCCCAGCCCGAGGAAGCACGCCGCGCCGAGGTGATCCGCCCGCTGCGGGACATCGTGCTCGACGCCGTCACGGAGCCGCGGGCATCGCGCACGGCCGACCGGTCCCCGATCGCCGACCGCGCGCAGTCGCTGCTCGGGATCATCACCCCCGCCGGCGGCGTCGACCCCGTGACCGACGCGGGCTTCAGCGTCTCCGAGGCCGGCCTGCTGCGCGAATGGCTGGCGCGGCTGGACGAGTCAGGAAACTGAGGTGCCCGGTGCCACTGCCGGGTGCTTCTGCCCCTGAATGCGCTCGGTCCACATCAGGCAGTGGCGCTCCAGGACCGGCGAGCCGAC encodes the following:
- a CDS encoding TIR domain-containing protein is translated as MSEHGSVTHHGTGNISVGNSGTLSQGDHSPVNAPPGGAAAQGLAPSQSQTGAAAASPDKSRNVFVVHGRDMQVATAMFDLLRALDLVPLEWEQLVAATGHAVPFLGDVVHRAPRQAQAALVLFTPDDVVMLHRDLHGPGEALHETRRTCQPRPNVLIELGMVLAVYPERTVLVEVGGIRPIADIAGRNFIHFDGSQHAVWKLADRLKVAGCAVDDRALRQLSVEAFQGWDAYERHP
- a CDS encoding flavodoxin family protein; this encodes MPSVHIAIAYYSGYGHTLEIAKAVRDGVESVPGARADLVDVADMTEEKWATLDACDAIVFGTPTYMGSASGAFHAFAEATSKRWMTQRWLDKLASGFTNSGSMSGDKLHTLQYLALLAAQHGMHWVSLGLMPGWNTTTSSEHDHNRLGFYLGAGAQTWNDQGPDAVHAADVATARHLGVRVATQALRYQPAAAA
- a CDS encoding TetR/AcrR family transcriptional regulator; the protein is MRADERRGGSDDQRGQILGAAVKLLAEAGPSGLSTRAVAAAAGVQTPALYRLFADKDGLLDAVASHGFESYLAEKRAFEPGEDPVEDLRRGWDVHVEFGLANPAIYTLMYGDVRPGRQPAAAAENRAILRGMLERANQQGLLRVSVEAATVAIEASTTGAVLLLLAQPEEARRAEVIRPLRDIVLDAVTEPRASRTADRSPIADRAQSLLGIITPAGGVDPVTDAGFSVSEAGLLREWLARLDESGN
- a CDS encoding aldo/keto reductase, which encodes MLDSRLQRVRLGTRGPTVGAQGLGCMGMSEFYGDVDESAARATLEAALERGVTMFDTADMYGQGENERFLAPFVRAHREQVVIATKVGSVRGPDGSMSVSNDPGHIRRAVDGSLSRLGIDVIDLYTLHRRDPRVPLADSVGTLADLVVQGKVRHLGLSEVTGDELREAAAVHPIAAVQSEWSLFTRGIERTLVPAAAELGVGIVPYSPLGRGFLTGALPARPRSDDVRSVFPRFTGENARRNAELLAPVAQIAEARGASMAQVALAWLHHRAAVWSLTVVPIPGTRKPSRLAENLAALQITLAEDDLARLDPIAAQVAGDRYPDMTETADSRES
- a CDS encoding macro domain-containing protein; amino-acid sequence: MSVSIVPGDLFEEEGHLVVGFSDTFDTCVAGGAVVNPDSLQGQLLRRRYNGKVLLLDKDLDAGLREARPVVVEDRADKPVGKLSRYELGTVAVLGERPRLVFAVAYSRISNDCVAESGVEELWFSLERLWDAVYRHGQHERLALPLIGYGLSRIDFLDAESLLRLLLLSFVTRSRQRRICRELRIVLRPEVFRQIDLREAEAFLGSLGSGPSRA
- a CDS encoding macro domain-containing protein, coding for MTRVRVSILGPARLEVDGEPVALPPLTTRLLVRLVAAEGEAVSVPQLRKDVWHTVDTGTHAEMRGRNEVQKRIFALRRHLDATDRLRTEQLLVGPRPTTAYRLVLGPDELDAAAFTRLTNDALRATASAAEGLLVDAVELWRERPLPEAADAEYARLLIRRLAGTYQAARTELVRVRTALGRPELALPLAEKLAGEDPDDARAVAALARVRSRLRDDRNGDVIVRHELPHLRTAVAVVGGDLFEQHDANLVIGFSDTFDVTVDDDFVISRTSLQGQLAERLFAGSVRDLDRALRRGLRTVKPVGVESVRDKPRGKRVRYPLGTVVAIPLDGRRIFATAYSCLGNDLVARSEPEDLRQSLERVWEAVSRYGMRKPVAVPLVGSGLARLVGLDRGQLLALIVESFVEAGRRLPAMTPELRIVLLPAELRRTDLSEAQHLLSGLTQAADHVQDRRDSR
- a CDS encoding S9 family peptidase, which gives rise to MKPPVAARRDHERSRHGDVVNDPYFWLIDREDDEVLAYLKDENAYTQAATADLAELRETIFQEIKSRTKETDLSVPTRKGDWWYYSRSVEGLQYSIHCRVAADGPTPPALPEDGSALPGEHVLLDGNVLAEGHDFCSLGGFEISPDGRLLAYSFDFSGDERYTLKVRDLSTGADLADEVGNTYVSLAWSRDASTLFYTTINDSSRVYRVHRHILGTPAEQDVILLQEDDERFFVDVSLTRSERFLEISCHSEITSEVRLLDADDPAGSFRIVTPRRNGVEYSVEHWAHPGDPARDLLLVLHNADGKVDFELATTPAAALGEHAAWTPFVAHQPGVRLSSVDAFAGHLVLAYRRDGLTGLAVHPVDAATGTPAAQGTPIEFPETIYRVGPDDNPDYDTTRYRLGYTSMVTPPSVYDYDVTAGELTLLKQRPVLGGYDPADYVQERIWATAEDGVRVPVTLVYKKGVAADGSNPCLLHGYGSYEISADPYFAVPRLSLLDRGFVYAIAHIRGGGEMGRQWYEDGKFLHKRNTFTDFIAAGRHLVAEGWTSKDRIVGRGASAGGLLMGAVANLAPDDFRAIVAGVPFVDALNTILDPDLPLTVMEWEEWGNPVADPEIYAYMKGYSPYENVAQVQYPSILAITSLNDTRVGFHEPAKWIARLRAEAAGEQDFLLKTEMEAGHGGRSGRYSSWQEEAFNLAWIIAKTKVEANTSAKVAGSDH